The genomic interval ATCACTGATTTTTAACGCCAGGAAGATAAGGAACTGAAAGATAAAATCTTTTGCTTTTTCTTGAGATAGTTTCCAATTTAGCACAAATTTGTCAGCTTTAATTCTTCGCGTCTCTGTGCCTTTGCGGTTCATAGCTTAGACTTCAATATCCCAAAATACCCCCTGATATTTATCCTATTTTTTCATATAATTAAGTCACTTTTTGACATTCAAAATTAATGAGGACAACGTCATGGGAATGACTTTAACCGAAAAGATTTTAGCAAATCGCGCCGGAATGAAAGAAGTCAAACCGGGTGATTTAATTTTTGTCAAGATAGATATCGCCATGGCGACGGACATTTCCTCGCCGTTGACCATAAAAATTTTTAAGGAAATGGGAGGGGAGAAAGTTTTCGACCCCGAGAAAGTCCCGCTGGTTCACGACCACTTGGTTCCCGCCAAAGACATTCAATCTGCTGAGTTTTCTAAAATGATGCGAAATTTTGCCCGCGAGCAGGGAATCAAATATTATTATGAAGTCGGGCGTTCGGGAATTTCCCATCAGCTTTTGCCCGAGCAAGGTTTGATTCATCCCGGCGACGTGGTTTTTGGCGCCGACTCCCACAGCACAACGTATGGCGGATTAGGGTGCTTTGCAACGGGCGTCGGCAGCACGGATATGGCGGCGGCGTGGGTTTTAGGGGAAAGCTGGCTGCGTGTGCCCGAGTCTATTAAAATCAGGTTCACCGGCAAGCTTCCCGAGTGGGTAGCTGGCAAGGATATGATGCTTTTTCTATGAGTAGCTATTAAGGTTGCTCAGTATACACCCAATGACAAAAGCTGTCATCAGTTTGCTCGAGCACGCTCGTGAGCAAGTAAAAGAGAAAGCGTTTAGTGCAAAAAAGTAGTACCTGAAATTTCAAATGACTAAAATCCAAAATGGGCTAAAATTAAAAGCGCCTAAAATACAGTGAGAAATACCGAAAAAAGAAAAAAGCCGTGTGGCGCGCACCTTCCTACTCATACTGTAAAGTCCGCGCCGGATTGATCAAGGCAGCCTTTATCGCCTGATAGCTTACGGACAGAAAGGCGATAAACAGGGCAACCAGGCCCGCCACAATGAATATCCACGGACTCAGGTCCGCGCGATAAGCGAAGTTTTGCAGCCATCGGTTCAGGGTAAGATAAGCGACGGGCCAGGCAACCAGGTTAGCCAACAGCGCCAGTTTCAAGAACTCCTTTGACAACAAGTTAAAGATACTCGCACTTGTGGCGCCCAGGACTTTACGGATGCTGATCTCTTTCGTGCGCCGTTCCGCCAGGTATGAAATCAGGCTGAGTAATCCGAGACAGGTTATGAAGATACCCAGGAATGAAAACGCGCTGATGCCTTTTGCCAACGCCTCTTCGGTCCGGTAAAGTTTGTCGAAATTATCATCGACAAAGGTGTATTCAAACGGATAGCCGGGCACTATCTCCTGCCATATCTGTTCCATCGCGGCGATGGTTTGCGGCAAATTCTCCGTATCGAGTTTTAACGAAATGTAGAAGTACCAAAACGGTTTTATGAAGTAGACCATGGGCTCAATTTCATGGTGTATGGACTCGAAGTGAATATCTTTGACGACGCCAACAATGCGCCCCTTGCGTGTCTCCGTCGGCTGGCTGCTCGAACCGGTATTGTAGGTGGCCTCAAAGGTTTTGCCAACAGCTGTCTCCCAGCCAAGTGCCTTCAGTGCGGCTTCATTCAGCAGAAACGCCTCGTCCTCGTCCGTACCGAATTCCTTTGAGAAGGTGCGGCCTTGCACGACATCAATTTCAAATGTGTCAAAAAAATTTTCGTCGACGGAGACTGCCGTGATGGGCCAAGGTTCATTGCTCTTGTCAGGATTGCCGCCTTCAGGGATGGCGGAAACGGCAATGCTGAGTCTTTCCGTTGGAATGTGTGATGAAATCGACACGCTCCTGACACTCGGGTGGCTGAGAAATTCGTTCTTCAACAAATCCGGATTGTCACGCACTCGCCGGCCTTGGGGAATGACCAAAATCTGCTCCTTGTTATATCCCAGGCGCTTATTCTTGGCGAACTGCAACTGCTGGTAAATGCCCGTCGTACAGATCAACAGAATGATGGCGATGGCGAATTGTGAAACCACCAAGGCTTTACGTAAGAATGATTTTGTGGAGCCGGCGTTCTTTGCGTCTTTAAAGATTTCCGCCGGCCTGAAAGCCGATAGGTAGAAGGCCGGGTAACTGCCGGATGCGAAACCAACAAACATGAAAAGTGCGAATACGGAGAAAATTAACTGCCCGTTCCGGTTCAGGTCAAAAACCAAGTTCTTGCCCACCACTTCATTCAATAAAGGTAATGAGAATTCCACCGCGATCAGAGCGAGGAAAAACGCAATCGCAGTGAGGAGCATGGACTCCGCTAGAAATTGGTTGATGATTTGACCGCGGTGCGCCCCGGCGACTTTGCGGATGCCGACTTCCTTTGAGCGTCGGGCTGATTTCGCTGTGGCCAGGTTCATATGGTTAATGCAGGCAATCAGTAGCACAAAAAAACCAAGCAGAGCCGCAATATAAACGTAGCTGATGTTGCCGTTTTCTTCGATCTCACCGCCAATTTGTGAGTGCAAGTGAATATCCGTTATCGGCTGCAGATAGGCGAGGACAGTCTTGTAATTCTGCGCCTCTTCTGCGCCCAAATGCTTTTGAACAAAGCCCTGAAATTGAGCTTCGAAGGCAGATTTCGAATGTCCTTCAGGCAACAAGACGTAAGTGTGGGCAAAAGTAAATCGCCAATCCTCCAAGATCGCCTTTGGCCAAATGGCCTCGGCCGTGGCAAACGAAAGCAGAATATCAAAGCCGAAATGAGAAGTTGACGGCACATCTTCCAGCACGCCTGTGATCTGAATGTTATGATCCTGATTGTTCCAGCGCAGGCTCAGATGCCTACCGACCACATCGATTTCGCCAAAATATTTTTCTGCCGTGGCGCGCGTGAGGACTGCGGTGTAGGCTTCTCGCAGGGCGGTTTGCGGATCACCGCTTAATTGCGGAAAAGAAAAAATTCTTAATGTAGCTGCGTCAACCCAAAACAGCCGATCTTCAAGGAACTGCTTTTCGCCTTGCCGTAGCAGCGCGGGTTGCCGGTCCCGCCGCACGCGGACGGCCTTAATATCGGGAAAATCCTGATTTAACGCTGGCGCGAGAGCAAACGCTGTGGGCGCGGTTTTAAAGCCATCCACGTCTCTGATGACTCTAAAAATCCGAGAGCTGTTCTCGTGGTAACGGTCGTAGCTCAGTTCGTGTTGCACAAACAAAAACATCAAAATGCAGCAGGCCACGCCGATGGCTAGACCGAAAATATTGATCAGAGAAAAGCCCTTGTATCTGAACAAGTTTCTGAGCGCGACTTTAAGGTAATTTGTCCACATAGCAAAACTCCAAATAAAATGTTGAAAAAGCAAAACAGGCACAATATGAAGGACCTGAAACCAGAAAAAAAGCCCGGCAAGGACTCGGCCGGATGACCGAACTCGGTCGTGGTATTCTTCCTCCATATCGCCGATAAGAGAATCGTGCTCCGGGGCGAGTAAAAGTTCTACAAGCAAGGCCAGGATTGGAGGTCGGTGGTGTGCCTCAGGATTGTGATTACTGCTATTCATAAGTCGATCGCTAATTTAAACATCAAAAGCCAACCTGGGCAGGTCGCTCCAGGCCTCTTGCTGAATTTGCCGAACGGCGTGCAGGGCCGCCAAACCCGCGGGTGTTAATTCGTAAAAGCGCTTTCTCCGGCCGCCGCGAACGTCCGTCGGGTCACTCTCCCATGTGGTGAGATGACCTTTTTTCACCAATCGTTCCAGTGGAATATAAACTGCTCCGACAGACATTTCCCTATTAAGCAACTCTGAAGCGTGTCGGCGAATGGCTAGCCCGTAGGCCTCCTTTTGCAACTTCCATACAGAGAGAAGAAGAATTTCTTCCGCCCGGGTAATAATTTCCATGTTCGTGCCTGATATTTAATTTGTTTTACATTATAAAAGAAATTGTAATCAATGGATACGGCAGTTCGAAACTATTTGTTTCATAATGTAAAACAAATAGGAAAAACCTCCCGGGCGCTTCGGATTCTTTCGCTAGAACAAAAAAAATTATTGGTCCAGAGAAGCTCTGATCCTTGGAACTCAGAGTGATGCCGCACGCAATGTTTGAGGCCATCTGGTTTTTTTCTAAAAATGAAACCATAGAGACATTTAATTATTACAAATACCGCTTGATATTTATCTTAATTTTGCCTATAATTAAGCACTTTTTTGAAGCAGATTTTTCAAATAAAGAGGATGCTCCATGGGAATGACTTTAACCGAAAAGATTTTAGCAAATCGCGCCGGATTGAAGGAAGTTAAACCGAGCGATCTGATTTTTACCGAGATAGATATAGCTATGGCGACAGACATTTCCTCGCCGTTGACCATAAAGATTTTTAAGGAAATGGGAGCGGAGAAAGTTTTCGACCCCGAGAAAATCCCGCTGGTTCACGACCATTTGGTTCCCGCCAAAGACATCCAGTCCGCTGAGTTTTCCAAAATAATGCGCAATTTTGC from candidate division KSB1 bacterium carries:
- a CDS encoding 3-isopropylmalate dehydratase large subunit (catalyzes the isomerization between 2-isopropylmalate and 3-isopropylmalate in leucine biosynthesis); its protein translation is MGMTLTEKILANRAGLKEVKPSDLIFTEIDIAMATDISSPLTIKIFKEMGAEKVFDPEKIPLVHDHLVPAKDIQSAEFSKIMRNFAREQGIKYYYEVGRSGISHQLLPEQGLIHPGDVVFGADSHSTTYGGLGCFATGVGSTDMAAAWVLGESWLRVPESIKI
- a CDS encoding ABC transporter permease, which produces MNSSNHNPEAHHRPPILALLVELLLAPEHDSLIGDMEEEYHDRVRSSGRVLAGLFFWFQVLHIVPVLLFQHFIWSFAMWTNYLKVALRNLFRYKGFSLINIFGLAIGVACCILMFLFVQHELSYDRYHENSSRIFRVIRDVDGFKTAPTAFALAPALNQDFPDIKAVRVRRDRQPALLRQGEKQFLEDRLFWVDAATLRIFSFPQLSGDPQTALREAYTAVLTRATAEKYFGEIDVVGRHLSLRWNNQDHNIQITGVLEDVPSTSHFGFDILLSFATAEAIWPKAILEDWRFTFAHTYVLLPEGHSKSAFEAQFQGFVQKHLGAEEAQNYKTVLAYLQPITDIHLHSQIGGEIEENGNISYVYIAALLGFFVLLIACINHMNLATAKSARRSKEVGIRKVAGAHRGQIINQFLAESMLLTAIAFFLALIAVEFSLPLLNEVVGKNLVFDLNRNGQLIFSVFALFMFVGFASGSYPAFYLSAFRPAEIFKDAKNAGSTKSFLRKALVVSQFAIAIILLICTTGIYQQLQFAKNKRLGYNKEQILVIPQGRRVRDNPDLLKNEFLSHPSVRSVSISSHIPTERLSIAVSAIPEGGNPDKSNEPWPITAVSVDENFFDTFEIDVVQGRTFSKEFGTDEDEAFLLNEAALKALGWETAVGKTFEATYNTGSSSQPTETRKGRIVGVVKDIHFESIHHEIEPMVYFIKPFWYFYISLKLDTENLPQTIAAMEQIWQEIVPGYPFEYTFVDDNFDKLYRTEEALAKGISAFSFLGIFITCLGLLSLISYLAERRTKEISIRKVLGATSASIFNLLSKEFLKLALLANLVAWPVAYLTLNRWLQNFAYRADLSPWIFIVAGLVALFIAFLSVSYQAIKAALINPARTLQYE
- a CDS encoding helix-turn-helix transcriptional regulator, which produces MEIITRAEEILLLSVWKLQKEAYGLAIRRHASELLNREMSVGAVYIPLERLVKKGHLTTWESDPTDVRGGRRKRFYELTPAGLAALHAVRQIQQEAWSDLPRLAFDV